The Sedimentibacter sp. zth1 DNA segment ATTGAATTTACTTCCTAATTCATCCAATATATGAGTATCAATCTTAAATCCTGTAAATTCCATATTAGCAAGAACTTCAACCAATGGCATCTCAATATTATAGAATAAACTTGACATATTAAGCGTTTCAATTTTATCTATAATGTTTTGCTCTAAATATACAATTGATCTTATATAATTAAATATATATTTCTTTTTCTTTTCTATATCAATGTCTTCAAAACTTAATTTTGACTTTCCTGATCCAATATAATCACTCAAAACTGGAATTTCTAAATCTAAAAATTTACTTGACAGTTTATCTATACTATATGAGTTTTCTGCTGGATCAATCAAATATGCTGCTACTTGCGCATCAAAATTTATACCTTTTAACTCAATATTATTTTTTTCAAGGTATATAATATCTGATTTTAGGTTATGACCTATTTTTTTTATACTTTCATCTAATAAAATATCCTTAAGACCTTCTAAAATGCTTTCTTGATTTTGTTTGTCAATAGCAATATAATATATATTTTCATTGCATGGAGATATACCTAATGCTATTGCATTTGAAAACAAGGATCTTTCCCCATTTAATAAAAATTTTAATGAGATTTTTTTAGTTTCCGCAATTTCTTCTTTCAATTTTACAAATTTATCATCATTTATATTTTCAATAATAATTAAATCCTTAGTTTTAATATTTTGTTTTGTATTTGTTGGTTCTAAGTTGAAAATAGACATTTGAGTATCTTCAACGCTTATAGCATTTGAATTATCAATACTTACATTCTTTATTCTTTTTTTAAAGTTTTTAAATTCTAAATCATCATATAATTTCAAAAGTTTTTGCCCGTCAGCTTCTTGTAACTTATATTCATTTAAATCTATCTCTACAGGTATATCTGTAACTATTTTAGATAGTGTTTTACTCATATAAGCTTGCATTTTGTCATTTTCAAGCTTTTCTTTTAATTTACCTTTTATTTCTTCAATATGCTCATACAAGCTATCAAGATTGTGATATTCCTTAATTAGCTTTATAGCGGTTTTTTCACCAACTCCACCTACTCCTGGTATATTATCTGATTTGTCACCCATTAGTGCTTTTAAGTCTACAAACTCCTCAGGTTCTATCTCATAATCTTCGTTGATTTGTGCTCTATTCATTTCTTTAATATTTGATACACCTTTTTTTGTCAATAATACTTTTACATCATCATCAACTAGCTGCAAATAGTCCTTATCACTAGTTACCAAGAATACACTCATGCCGTTTTCTTTTGAATGTTTTGCAAGTGTTCCAGCAGCATCATCAGCTTCAAATCCTTCTATTTCAATACATTTGATATTGTGTGTATTTAAAACGCTTCTAATTAATCCAAACTGTTGAACCAATTCATCAGGAGTTTTCGCGCGCCCTGCCTTGTACTCAGTATACTGAATATGTCTAAATGTAGGCTTTTTAGGATCAAACGCAACACATATGTACTCAGGAGAATAATCATCTATTAGTTTGTATAACATATTCAAAAATCCATATACAGCATTTGTATACTGGCCTTTTTTAGTTTTTAAAGGCGGCATTGCATAAAATGCTCTAAACAATATGCTATTTCCATCAATAATCATAAATTTATTTTTCATATATTTCTCCATTCGTTTTTTATATTTATTTAAAGTTATATAGTAATTTTCAATGATATATAGTTAATTGTATCACAACGAATAATTTTTATCCATAATAAATTGTTAGTCCTATAACTACCATTTATTAATAAATTATTTTTTTAGAAAAGTTTATGGGAATAAGATTTTTAATTAATCATATGAATTTGTTTTTCATCATAAAATGTACAAAGGAGATGATTTATTGAATAAAATTGAAACTAAATTTTTTGATTTTTCAAGCGTTAAAGATATTACTTACAGCCAATTAAGTCAGCATTATACTCTGTATACCAATTATGTAAACACCATGCCTAAAATATATGATGCTATGAAAAATGAAAATTTATATAATAATTGTAACAGTAATTTTAGTGAAGTACGAAATATACAAAATTCTTTATCTTTCAATTTAGATGGTGTAAAATTACACGAATTATATTTTGGCAATCTAACTGGACTAAATACTAAACCAAATGGTAAAATATTAGAACTAATTAATTCTTATTTTAAATCATATGATAATTTTAAAAAACAATTCAAATGCATAGGAATGTCTATGAGAGGTTGGGTAGTATTATGCTATGATGCTTTTACAAATAGTATATATATTTACGGTCAAGATTCTCATAATACTCAAATCATGATGAACACCTTTCCACTAATAGTTTTAGATGTATATGAACATGCTTATATGATTGATTTTGGAATAAAAAAGAATAGATATATTGATGTTTTTTTTAATAATTTAGATTTTAATGTAATTAACAACAGGTTAAATTTACTATTTGAATAATTTTTTAACCAAGAAAATATTTTTCAGTTGTAACGCAATAAATACATCCACATATAATATACCAAACATTATAATTAAGGAGGTAAGATTATATGGGATTTTTCGGTGGCGATGGCTGTTGTGGAGGAAGTAATTTATTATTTTTCTTCTTATTATTAGTAGTTTTATTCTGTAACTGTGGAAACAATAACTGCTGTTAATCAATTTTAATAAAGTTTCTAAAGTTATAAATTACTAAACACTTTTCAATAAGACAGAGCTGTGGTTTTTACTACAGCTCTCTTTTTATATACGCGGAGTTGCGTAGCAACTTTTTTATATTTGATAATTATCTATTATAAAATTTTTGAAGGATTCCTCAATCCTAGAAAAATATCTACCACTATGGTAAACAAAATAAATTTTCCTTTTCAGTTCAACATCTTTTAATTTAATGGGAATAATAGTACCTTCTTTTATTTCTTTTTGTATTGCATTTTTTGATATTATAGCTATTCCCATATCATTCTTAACAAGAGTTTTTATTATTTCATTATCCTCAACTTTAACCTTGATTTTTAAATCATCCAAACATAAATTTCTTGAATTCAAATAATTTTCAAGTGTTCTCAAAGTTGCTGAACCATTTTCTCTAGATATAAAGTTATGTTCAAATATAAAATCTATTGGTACACTTTGATTTTTATATTGAGAGAATGATTTATTAGATGCAGCTATAACTAACTCATCATCTGCTATTGTTATAAATTTAAGCTTTCCTTTCTTAAATACAGTGCCAACAAACCCATAATTTATTAATCCACTCTCAATATTGCTAAAAACAATTTTAGAGTCAACTTTATTTATACAATAAGTTACCTTAGAATAAAATTTATTGAATTCTAAAACTATTTTATGTAAGAAACAATCTGCTGGTAATGAACTTGAATATATGTTAACTTCACCTTGTACATCACTATTTTGCTTAATTTTATCATAAATATGATTTTCAGCATTTAATGCGTTTACAGCATATTTATAAAGTTTTCTACCAGATTCAGTAGTAACCATATCTCTACCATCTTTTTTCAATAAAACAGTTTCAAATTCTTTTTCAAGAATCTGTAATTGCTTTGATACAGCTGGTTGAGTTATATATAGCTTTTCAGCTGCTTTTGATATATTTTTTAAATTCACTACTTCAATAAAAGTCTTAAGATATGATGTATTCATTTTTTCTCCTTATCAAATAGATTGAATTCCCATTCCGATAGCTTCGTGTTCAAATCCTTTTCTTGGTGACCCAATCTGTCCATATAATACTACTGAAATCCATTCACCGCTTGATTTATCACCTAATATTAGATTACCCCGAACAACAGCAAATGTCAACCCTGCTGTTCTCTGCAGCTCTCCTAAAATCACTTGTCCTCTGCAATAACCACTTAATGATTCAATAATTGCATGATATAATGAATGCTCTTCATGGTAATTTTCTCTAATTATATCTTCTCTGAGCGATGCAGTTTCAATTGCTGCTACAATTTTTTGTGAATCCATGCTTCCAACATTGCCTCTGTATATAGTATACCCATATTGCTCATATTTTTCTTTCAGTTTTTCGTAATCATCGCTAATTGTTAAAAGTATCGATATTTTACCAATACCAACTGTATCTGACATTATACACCTCAATAAAAATTTATTTCGTTTTTTATAAACTAGAAGTAGAACTTCTTTGTATATAAAAAAAAAGGAAAGATATTAACTCTTTCCTATTTTATCACTAATATGGAGATTTGTTTAGTATTTTTTCTTCATACTCTTTAACTTTATTTTCTAATTCTTTAACTTTCTTGTTTAATCTAGAAACAAAATCTTCATCCTTTATAGAAGCAAGGTTAATCTTTGTGTTTAACAAAGCTGATAAAACTGCCGTTCTTGACATCATTGCAGAAACTAATCCATCTGTCACAGCACTTTTATTTCCTTCATTAACTACTTCTTCAGCTAAAGGCATAATTTCAAAAGCATCACAAGCAATTTCATAAGGAACAGTAGCAGCTATTTTAAGACCAGCTTGCATTTTTTCAGTTCTTAATTTTTTCTCTTCATCTGTATTTTTTGGTAATTTCATCGCTATCATAACATCATTAAATGAATCACTATCTCTTTGAATATCATCTAATAATCTATCTCTTAACTCGGCAGCTTTTTTAGAAACTGCTTTCATGTCACATTCAACCTCAACATATTTTTTCTTACCAATAGTTAGGTTTGCAACCATTTCTGCAAGTGCTGCGCCTAAGGCTCCACTAACTGCAGCAATACTTCCACCACCAGGAACTGGTTCTGCAGAAGCAGTTTGTGCTGCAAAATCAACTACTTTCATATTTTTCATACTATTTTCCTCCGAAACATATTAAATTCATTAATAATTATAAAGTCAAAACTTTACCATTTTTGATTACTGTTTCTACAATATTAACTCCAACGTGATAAGGCAAAAAATTTATGGATGGATATTCTAATATTATTATATCAGCTTTTTTACCAACTTCAAGGCTCCCTATTGTGTCTTGTCTATTAACAGCTACTGCAGCATTGATTGTAAGTGCTGTTATAATTTCTTCAATTGATAATTTCATTTGTATAGCAGATACCGCTATCAATAATGGTATTGAATTTGAAAAACAGCTACCAGGATTTAAATCAGTTGCCAAAGCTACCGCACAGTTATTGTCAATCATATATCTTCCTCTTGCATATTCCTCTTTTAAAGAGAAAGCAGTGATTGCTAATAAAGTGCTTATTACACCACTTTGAGCCATAGCTTTAATTCCATCATCTGATGCCTGCAATAGATGATCAGCACTTGTTGCATGCAACTCAGCTGCAAGTTCTGCACCACCCAATTGATATATTTCATCAGCATGAATTTTAAGTTTAAAGCCCATATCTTTTGCAGCTTGTAGAAATCTTCTTGACTGTTCTATACTAAATACATTTTTTTCACAGAATATATCTGCAAACTCAGCTAGGTGCTCTTTTTTTACAATTGGCATTACATCCTTAATCAAAAAATCTAAAAATTCTTCTTCTTTGCCCTTATACTCTGGAAGCACACTATGTGGTCCTAAAAATGTAGATACTATATCAATAGGCTCACTTTCATTTAGCATCTTCATTGCT contains these protein-coding regions:
- the polA gene encoding DNA polymerase I; protein product: MKNKFMIIDGNSILFRAFYAMPPLKTKKGQYTNAVYGFLNMLYKLIDDYSPEYICVAFDPKKPTFRHIQYTEYKAGRAKTPDELVQQFGLIRSVLNTHNIKCIEIEGFEADDAAGTLAKHSKENGMSVFLVTSDKDYLQLVDDDVKVLLTKKGVSNIKEMNRAQINEDYEIEPEEFVDLKALMGDKSDNIPGVGGVGEKTAIKLIKEYHNLDSLYEHIEEIKGKLKEKLENDKMQAYMSKTLSKIVTDIPVEIDLNEYKLQEADGQKLLKLYDDLEFKNFKKRIKNVSIDNSNAISVEDTQMSIFNLEPTNTKQNIKTKDLIIIENINDDKFVKLKEEIAETKKISLKFLLNGERSLFSNAIALGISPCNENIYYIAIDKQNQESILEGLKDILLDESIKKIGHNLKSDIIYLEKNNIELKGINFDAQVAAYLIDPAENSYSIDKLSSKFLDLEIPVLSDYIGSGKSKLSFEDIDIEKKKKYIFNYIRSIVYLEQNIIDKIETLNMSSLFYNIEMPLVEVLANMEFTGFKIDTHILDELGSKFNKKLEILESVIYEMAGERFNINSPKQLGVILFEKLNLEVVKKTKTGYSTDIEVLDKLKDKHPIIEKIIEYRQLTKLNSTYVEGLMAVVDKKTHRVHSILNQTITTTGRISSTDPNLQNIPTRTDDGKEIRKAFIAEDGYTLVDADYSQIELRVLAELSNEEKLVDAFKQNEDIHSKTASEVFKVCIEDVTSTMRSRAKAVNFGIIYGISDYGLSRDLNIPRKEAKEYIENYLGYYSNIDAYMRNTVEQSKKDLYVETYFGRRRNIPELSSRNFHIRSFGERIALNTPVQGTAADIIKIAMVNVYKKLRDSNLKSKLLLQVHDELIIEAATNEVEIVVDMLKHEMENVVTDFKVKLEVDINVGDNWYESK
- a CDS encoding superoxide dismutase, producing the protein MNKIETKFFDFSSVKDITYSQLSQHYTLYTNYVNTMPKIYDAMKNENLYNNCNSNFSEVRNIQNSLSFNLDGVKLHELYFGNLTGLNTKPNGKILELINSYFKSYDNFKKQFKCIGMSMRGWVVLCYDAFTNSIYIYGQDSHNTQIMMNTFPLIVLDVYEHAYMIDFGIKKNRYIDVFFNNLDFNVINNRLNLLFE
- a CDS encoding selenium metabolism-associated LysR family transcriptional regulator, whose product is MNTSYLKTFIEVVNLKNISKAAEKLYITQPAVSKQLQILEKEFETVLLKKDGRDMVTTESGRKLYKYAVNALNAENHIYDKIKQNSDVQGEVNIYSSSLPADCFLHKIVLEFNKFYSKVTYCINKVDSKIVFSNIESGLINYGFVGTVFKKGKLKFITIADDELVIAASNKSFSQYKNQSVPIDFIFEHNFISRENGSATLRTLENYLNSRNLCLDDLKIKVKVEDNEIIKTLVKNDMGIAIISKNAIQKEIKEGTIIPIKLKDVELKRKIYFVYHSGRYFSRIEESFKNFIIDNYQI
- a CDS encoding HutP family protein, whose translation is MSDTVGIGKISILLTISDDYEKLKEKYEQYGYTIYRGNVGSMDSQKIVAAIETASLREDIIRENYHEEHSLYHAIIESLSGYCRGQVILGELQRTAGLTFAVVRGNLILGDKSSGEWISVVLYGQIGSPRKGFEHEAIGMGIQSI
- a CDS encoding cyclodeaminase/cyclohydrolase family protein; translation: MKNMKVVDFAAQTASAEPVPGGGSIAAVSGALGAALAEMVANLTIGKKKYVEVECDMKAVSKKAAELRDRLLDDIQRDSDSFNDVMIAMKLPKNTDEEKKLRTEKMQAGLKIAATVPYEIACDAFEIMPLAEEVVNEGNKSAVTDGLVSAMMSRTAVLSALLNTKINLASIKDEDFVSRLNKKVKELENKVKEYEEKILNKSPY
- the hutI gene encoding imidazolonepropionase; translation: MNKLIIKNASELVTCKGNFPKHGKEMSDIGMIKNGALVVENGIIIAVGSTDEILSEYNEKDYKVIDAKDKAVLPGFIDSHTHFIFGGYRADEFSWRLRGDTYMEIMQRGGGITNTVRATRQETLDSLVESGRKRLKKMMQFGVTTVEGKSGYGLDFDTEIKQLKAMKMLNESEPIDIVSTFLGPHSVLPEYKGKEEEFLDFLIKDVMPIVKKEHLAEFADIFCEKNVFSIEQSRRFLQAAKDMGFKLKIHADEIYQLGGAELAAELHATSADHLLQASDDGIKAMAQSGVISTLLAITAFSLKEEYARGRYMIDNNCAVALATDLNPGSCFSNSIPLLIAVSAIQMKLSIEEIITALTINAAVAVNRQDTIGSLEVGKKADIIILEYPSINFLPYHVGVNIVETVIKNGKVLTL